The window GGCAGCGACAGCCATCGGAGTGTACTGTGCGAGTAGATATGCTGCTGACATCGGAATGAGGAGAGATGTGGTTAAGTTGCAAGTGGAAGACTTGACTAGAAGGTTGGCCACTGGGTTGCTTCAGGTTGTTGAACCACAAGTCCCTGTGGCTCTTGCACCTCCTCAATCTTCTTCTCAGCCTCAAGTTCTTAGTCATTGATTATAAGTGCTTGTTGTTGTctttgttaaaatattttctgTTAAGCTTCAAAAAATGATTCTCATGTCCATTTTTCATTTCCATCTTGGTGTGTTAAGCAAATACAAATTTGATTGAAAGACTCTATAGTGATGGAACTACATGAAGTTATACTTTTGTTTGTACATCTGTTTCTTGTTTTTGGATACTTTTTGCTTTTTGTTACTTGAGTTATGAATCTTTGCTTGGATATTTTCAATTATGTGCGAGTTCAACTGAGATCTAATTTCTAGTTAAAGTGGTCATTGAGatgaaaatgtgaatttaatCATTGGAAATATCTGAATTGTTTCAAATAATCACAACTCAAACAAGCATAACTTATTAGGATATTTATCATCAACAGTACTGAGTTGATTGACTCATCATGAATGAACTTTACAATCCTGTTGGACATTTTAGACATCAAGAACTTAAATTTCTTGTGCAGTTTATTACAATACTTAGCGGCTCCATTGCTCAACAATTTGTCACTTCTTAGTCATGAACATGACCAACATAGTATACTCTAACTTTTCTTCTTCCAACTTCATCACAATCCTCTTTCTATATCTAAGGAATAATTCATCAATTATTCCTTCACCAAACTCTGCATTTAACATTGGTTCACAAGTGGCCCTTACATGTTTGGCTATGAAATCAGCACTCATATCTGCATTATCATTGCCATTGTTATTGTTCAAACCCCCATCCCAAGGGTTGTTGATAGCTTCAAGCTTTTGAAGAGTAAACGACCCTTCTGACTCAATCACTTGTATCACTTCATCTGGTGTACCACCATATCTTGGCATGTTCATTGAATCCAATTTTGCCTCTTCAATCAAACCCTACAATACAATACATTAGATATAGAAAGATATAGATATGAAAAAATAGGTAAAAATAGGTAACATACTTCATAAGCTTATTGTTTCTTAACAAAACATATAACAGAAAAGATTATAGAATTTTCCATGTATGTGTATATGTACCTCTGAAACCATGTCATTGAGTGCTGAACCAAGAACTTCATAAGGGGATATCATTTCAGAATTTTGATCTCTGCCAAGAAACATCAGAAACATACCACCACCCTGCACTAATTCCTTTGCACGAGATCTTAGAAATGCACTGAAATCATGTTGAAACTGATCAAGATATGCTTGGTACACCTCTGGTGGGCTTGTTCTTGTTATGTAAATGTTTCCCTTATTAACCAATCCAGTTCCCTTAGCCAATCTCCTCGGGGTCTGGAATAGAACGAAGAAATGTTTTACACTATCAGTACATAATGGATTTTGCTATCGTGCACTCGTTAGCAAAATCCTATTATAAATTGAAGATCATTGAAGTTGGCCTAACCTGAGAGAGCCAATGCAGACTGGCAGAGGAATGAAATAAGTGAATGGAATTGTTAGGGAAGAGTCTCCCATAAAAGCTCCCTGGTGTTGCATTCACCAAACACGAACCGAGTCTCTCTCCCTTTTCTTCCATTAGCCTCTCATAGAATTGAGGTAGTGACTCAAATATGTTGTTGAAATCGTTCCGAAATTGATCATTCAGGAAAAATTGGAATGCAAGTGGTTCATGATCATGATTATCAAGGTTGCAGCTTATAGAATCTACAATATCGATGATACCAGATACTAATTTGAGTGCATTGGGACCTGAAGAACATCCTAAATCTGCCACTTTTAGACAACTTGGTAGAGAGCTGCTATAGAGGCTCCTTATACTTTCTTCCAGCATAGGTTTCACTTTGGACATTAGATTACTCTACAAGGAATAAGTTATAAACCAATGTAATCCAAGATTAATAATGTTGTGCAAGACTAAGGAAAAAGCTTTTTAGATATGAATGATTTCAGGATAAGATATCAGAACTTTTATGTAATTATAAGGTTTAGATTTCCATCCTTGTTGCCGATAATACTTCTAATTAAACGAAAAATTTCAACATAAAATAGGATGAATAGTGTAACATGGATTGGTTCAAAATAGCTAGATTAGTAGAAATCAAATGTGGATAACTGAATGAAAAGTCAACTCCCATCTCTTATGTTctctcttctttcaatttctctctATGTCATACAATTCTCCCACAAATTCTCCAATTTTCATACTTGTTAAAATGAATCACAAGAAACTCTTATTATGAAATAACATGATCCATGTTTAGCTGCTTTTACTTTcaggaaaaagaaaaacagttGATGATCAAGTGTGCAAGCAAtatgagagaggaagagagaagtaGTATGGAGAACCTGAAGTGATGAGTTGTTAGCATAGCTTGTTTCTCCAACTCCACCCTTAGTGTGAATGAACTTGCTTCTTGTTGCCATTGATCACAGCAAagataatcaaagattcaaaaacCTAAGGAAACATagaaatgatgataataataataataataataattatagttagttaatatataaaaaaagttatCAAAGGAGTAAAAGATTCCCGTTTGTTGTTTAGCATACCCTGTGACGATGATGATTCTCTTCTAAGTTCTAAGATCATATATAAAGCTGCAAAATGCTATAAATTTGTGTATCTTTCAagatgcattaaaagaaaataagctcATTAGATAAATTTGTTGTCCAATTTCATCGTTTGTAAATATTTATCCTAACGCTTAAAAAAATGGAACATTAATTAATGTATCAATAACATACAATCATACCTGTGATAACTGATAACCTTTCTATATTAATAAAAGTAGTAATTATAGAATGCCGACCCAAATACTATGATTATATTTATATCATTTATATGAATTGAATATGGATATCTAATTACATCTAGTCAATAGTCAAACATAAGAAGCGTGATTTTTCGTCTATTCTAGTTTCAAAACATCCCAAAACTAGCTAAGCTGTAGCTGAAGAGTGAAGGTGGTGGCGGTTGTGTAACTTTCGGTTGGACTCATATTGGGCCCAattttatttgggctttcctTTTTGGTGTTTTGGAAATTGGGCTTTCAGAATGGGTATAAGAAACAATACCAAAAAATATTGatatcaaaagttcaaaacagTCCCAAACTCCCAACCCTACCGTCACCGGCGTTATCAGCATCCCGCCGCCGTCACCTTGACCGTGGAGCTCGTTCCTGTTCCTACTCCCTAATGAGGTACATTCAATTTGGCAGAAATGTGGTCTCACAGATCCTCAGACGCAGGTACGTCACCAATCTCGTCAGAAACCCAGCGAAACCGCCCTTCACTCTCCCAAAGCGTCGATATTCTGCTGAATCGTCCACGTCAGCATCGTCGAAAATAGTGCAGGACCTCCTCGCCGAAGTGGAGAACGAGAGGCTCCGGGAGAGAGATCAGCGAATTAGGGCCGGATTGGACACCGCCGACATCGACGCCGAATGCGAAGAGGACTACATGGGCGTGGGTCCCCTCATTGAGAAGCTCGAGAAAGCGAGAGTCAAGGATAAGGAATCCAATCTCAACCTCTACGAGGAGCCTTCTGATTCCGACACCGACGAAGACGACGAGAGGTTCACCCCCGAGGCAATCCAGAACCGCTTCAATGACTTCGAGAAGAAGTTCAACAGGCACAAAGACTTGCTTAACAGTTTCGTCGAGGCCGAGACTTTCGACGAAGCTTTTAGACTCATGAGTAGGATTGATAAGTTTGAGGAGAAGCATTTTAAGTTGCGTCCGGAGTACAGGGTAATCGGAGAGCTCATGAATCGTCTCAAGGTGGAGACTGATCAGAAGCAGAAATTTCTTCTGCAGAACAAGCTGAACAGGGCAATGAGGTTGGTGCAGTGGAAGGAGGCTTATGATCCCGAAAACCCTGCGAATTACGGAGTTATTCAGCACGAGCAGCTTGGGCCTAATGTGGATGCGTTGCAGAATGCGGGATTCGAGAAGGAGAATCGGATTACGCAGGGAGAGAATGCTGATGCAGCAGCCGATGAGGATGCTAaagatgttgatgatgatgatgatgaggaggagtttGATGACATGAAGGAGAAAGACAACATACTGCTGGCGAAGCTCGATGCCATTGATAGGAAACTCGAGGAGAAACTTGGTGAACTTGAGTACACGTTTGGGAGGAAGGGTAAGCTTTTGGAGGAAGAGATTAGGGATCTCGCTGAGGAGAGGAATGAGTTGACCGAGAAGAAGAGAAAACCTCTTTACAGGAAGGTATTCACATCTCATACATGCCTAATTTTGTTCACTTTATAGCCTGTGGATGTGGTCTTTTAATTCATGCTCATTGGCTTCACTTTATCAATTATTTTACTCACAATTGTTAATTAATGAGTGCACCATTCAGAAAGTAATTTTCTTAGGTATGAGAATTAAAAACCATTAGTGCTGCAGTTTAATCGGCTCTGTCTCTGTGTGTTTGCTTTCAATATGAAGGATTTTGTTACAGTTAATTGTTCGCTTCATTTTTTCTATGAGAATTTTATGTACTGAAAATGCTAGTAAGTTTTCTTGCTAGAGTACCTATGGATATTTTTTGAATCTAGTATATGCTGCCTAAAAGAAAAGTTTTCTCTGCAGAACATTACCTTAAGGATTTAGCTTCTGCTGTTATTTTGGACCATACTATGCTTACCTTATTTTATGCTCCACTATTAAGCAAAGTGCACAAATTTTATCGCTGCCTCTCATTTATATTCTTCTCATTGGAAGAAAAGTTTTTCTCCATATATTGTCTCAGAGGTTTTGTAACGCATTTCGCTGTTAAATTCTTTGTCTGAAcaagtgtgtgtatatatataagttaATTGACCTTTGTTATGTTTATTTGATTGGAGAGTAAACTGAAATTTCATACAAGCCCAATTGAATAAGATCTTTTCAGTAATTCAGTTTGATCAAGTGACatcatttataatttaaaaaaaaataataaagaagggAGGAAAAAGAACCCTGAATCTTGAATCCGTAAAAAACACACTTTCAAATGAACATCCTTaactggttttctatttttcagtaaTTTTGAGTTCTCAAAAGTTTATCTGAGTAGCTTCTGCGATTTTGGACCATACTATTGTTTACCTTATTTTATGCTCAATCTTTTAACACAATGCAAAAATTATATCACTGCCTCTCATTTATATTCTCCGCATAGGAAGAAAAGTTTTTCTCTATATATTGTCTCAGAAGTTTTATGAGGCACTTTACTGTTAAATTCTTTATCTGgacaagtgtatatatatatatatcagctaGTTGATCTTTGGTATGTTTGTTCGAATTTAGAATCGTTACCTTCTGCAGTGAATTTGATTGGAGAATAAACTGAAATTTCAGACAAGTCGAATTGAATAAGATCTTTTTGTTTGATCAAGTGACatcatttataatttaaaaaaaaaaagaagggagaaAAAAAATTGCTGAATCTTGAATCCATAAAAAACACACTTCCAAATGAAAATCCTTAAAAAGTGAACTGGTTTTCTATTTTAGAGTAATTTTTGTGATCACAAAGTTTATTTGAGTAGGTGGGGCACATTCTGTGTGACTACAAGATCGATATTTTTGGTTAACCCTCTAAGTTGGTTTTTAGCTTTGGTGATTCTTGACATTTTAATTATTGACTCTAATAAGCAGATATCATATAGATTGCTGGCATATGCTTTCGTGAAATAATGGCATTTTATATACTTTTCTGTTTCCTCGAGAATTTAGGTCTATTGTTATCCCTTGCCTGAATTTCCCATGCAGAGATACTCATGGGTATACCatttttgaagaatgatttttctGTGCTAAGTGCCAAAATGACCCCTTATTTAGGTATCCTGTATTTCTTGCTTCACATCCATCTTTATATATACAAATACctatgttgatttttttttctatgaaaATTGTTATATGTATACAATACATGTTAATATCTTGATCTTCTTTTAAGATATtgcatttcttttttatttcatagAGAGAGTTCTTATTGATCTTTACATTGTGCACTTTCATTGTGTTCCTTGTTAATTTGAGTTTGTAAATTTAGTTATTTTGTCCGCTGTCATATTTGTGCTATCAATAGATCTAACtttagattttgtttatatgtgtTACCAGGGTTTTGATGTGAAATTGATAGATGTGAATAGAACGTGTAAAGTCACTAAGGTACTCCGCAGATTTTACTTCCTTCCATGGTTTccactcttttttatttttttccctatGTGTTTAGTTATTTCATGGTGTAGGGAGGACAAGTTGTTAAGTACACTGCTATGTTAGCTTGTGGCAACTACAATGGTGTTGTCGGATTTGCCAAAGCCAAAGGCCCTGCAATTCCAGTTGCCCTTCAGAAGGTATTGACTCTTATTTTGCCTTTCAAGTTCTGTTTAAGTTTTCTTTGGCAGTTAATCTGTTCTTGAGACGGTGAGAGTTGGGATTGGTGGCTTTTGTTCCACCATCAGTTGCTTTAGGATTTCAAATAAACCTAAAACATGTTTTACTCAGTACACAAAGATCTTGCTAATATGAACATGCTTTCTTGTAAATTCAACTAACAGATCATTCTTAATTATTATAAAAGTATCCAAATATTTTGTATTGTTAAATTTTACTTTGAAAACTGTTTATCCAATATGCTTTATTCTAATCTCAAATTAAATTTGGATCTCATTTTACTGTATACTTTTGTTTGAGTCAGTTGAAGAGAGTTGAACACAAAGTGCTGGTTGCATTATAGATTTATAAGATACATACACACGCATAATAATCTGTATAACATTGATCTTTTCATTAGAGGATTAGAAGAACTAAATATGTGTTTATAAGCCTTTAATAAGAGTACCTATATTTTTTCTAAGTGAAAGTAGACCTTGAGTGATTTATGTTTAATAAGTTATTGTTTTGACAGAGTATTGAATTAATCATTGATTTTTCCACAATCAGGCATATGAGAAATGCTTTCAGAATTTGCATTCTGTGGAGCGACACGAGGAACACACGATAGCACATGCTGTACAAACATCATATAAAAAGACGAAGGTATGTAATCCATTTCCTTCTAGTAGCACTTCCCACATTTATCACTCTGATTAATTTTAGCTTCTATAATGAAATTGTAAAGGGGCTTTGTTTTTGTGGATAGAATTGCAAGTGTTTTGCTTATCCTTGTTAATAGTTGAGATTACTCCATGTGTTTATGCTTTAGGTGTACCTTTGGCCTGCTTCCACCacaactggcatgaaagctggtaGAATAGTTCAAACCATTCTGCATTTAGCTGGTTTTAAGAATGTCAAGTCAAAGGTAACTGACATTTGAATACAATCAATAAAAGCGTATTCCTGTAAATATAGTCCTTGCTCTAATTTTAGTTGCGCTTGATAGGTCATCGGTTCCAGAAATCCGCATAATACAGTTAAGGCTGTCTTCAAAGCCCTTAATGCGGTTAGTATCTTGCTGATGATTCAAATCAATCATTCAAAATGGTTATTCTGTCATTGTATTTGATATGAATTTGTTGCTTTTCTCAGATTGAAACACCGAGAGATGTACAAGAGAAGTTCGGCCGGACTGTGGTTGAAAAGTATCTATTGTAATGGGGATTGTATTGTGCTGAGTTCATTGCTGGTGGGGATGTATTGCATTGAATCCTCTAATATCCACTTTTTCATGTGTTAGGTGTTTCTTAAATCACTTGACATGAATTGGAGGCCAGTTTCCTCCATTCCTTGTTTCTTTGTATTTCTTCCCACCAAGTTCTTGGCAGCATTATCTTCGAAATTTTGCATGTATTTTTATCGTGTTTTCATAAAGGCAAATGGAACGGTAATGCAATATAGTGGCCCTTACATGTTTGGCTATGAAATCAACACTCATATCTGCATTATCATTGCCATTGTTCTTGTTCAAACCCTCATCCCAAGGGTTAATGATAGCTTCAAGCTTTAGAAGAGTAAACGACCCTTCTGACTCAATCACTTATTCACTTGTATCAATGCATCTGGTGTACCACCATATCTTGGCATATTCATTGAATCCAATTTTGTTTTTTCAATCAAACCCTACAATACTTCATAAGCTTATGGTTTCTTAACAAAACATGTAACAGAAAAGATTATAGAATTTTCCACGTATGTGTATATGTACCTCTGAAACTATGTCATTGAGTGCTGaaccaagaactttataaggggAAACTATATGAACTAAAAGAGTAATTTAACCTTTTGTATTCTatttatataaaaagttaaaattaaaattctactTATTCTCCACTCAAAGGACCATATACTTATTGTATGAATCTCATATACCATTATAAATACGATAATGAGATTCTGAGTTACTGACACCATATAAGATAGAAAGGCATGACAATAATGTATTAGGCATGGAGATTTGTATGTGTCTATAGTGACAATGCAAGCACGATAATTCATTAGAATATCTATACTTGTTAGATTCATTCATAGTTAAAATTCAAAGATAGAAGCTCATTTCCATTTCCATGATTCCATCTGGTTCTCTAAGCTATACAAAGCTTTACTTATGTTTCTATAGAATCGAATTGCTTCTTTTAATATAACTTCTTGCTGTTTGTACGTGTCTTTAATTTGTTGTCGGATTTAGTTCCATGAGGTAGTGTTTGCTTCCATAAATTTTTCGAATTGAAAGATTAGGACTCAATATTGTGTTTAGTAGTTAAAGATCGAAACTAAAATTTCAGTcttgaaatacaaaattttaatccATTCAATATCTCTAAAAAATAAAGATACAAGAGACTGAAATTaagactttaatttttttaataaaataaaaatattttagtaaatatttttattttatcttcataTTTACCAtgaatcaaacaagataagacTTACCAATGAGCGATAATTCAAATGGCATAATTTTTCCATACTCATCTAAAGATCGCAAATTTGAATTTCACTcctaactttgaaaaaaaaaaaaaaaaccaagataAGACTTCATACAAAAGTTTAGTCCCTTCAGTTTTGTACACTTTATATCAAATATAATTGAAAAAACTTAATTTAGTCTCAGATTCTCAATCTCAATCTCTTCCAAAGATGTTTGAACTTTGATTCATTTGAGCTATGAATCTCGTTTAACAGTAATGTTGGTTCATTGTCAGAATTTCACTATGCATGAGATGATAACATTATTCCCCAAAACAAAAATGCAAGACAATAGCAatccatgaaaaaaaaaacagagaattaTAAATTTGAATAGCTTATTCAAAATAATAACATTCATGTCATTTCTTAGTCATGGACATGACCAAATTAGTGTACTCTAACTTTTCTTTTTCCAACTTGATCACAAGCTTCTTTCTATATCTAACAAATAACTCATCAATTATCCCTTCACCAAACTCTGCCTTCATCAACGGTTCACAAGTAGCTCTTACATATTTGGCTATGAAATCAGCACTCATATTTGTATCATCATTGTCATTGTTCTTGTTCAAACCCTCATCCCAAGGGGTATTGATAGCTTCAAGCTTTTGAAGAGTAAAAGACCCTTCTGACTCAATCACTTGTTTCACCTCATCTGGTGTAGCACCATATCTTGGCATGTTAATTGAGTccaatttttcttcttcaatcaAACCCTGCAATACATTAGATTTCATATATGAAATTAGTAAACCACTCTTGAGTCCAATTTTTCTTCTTGCCAAGTGTTTCATATTATATATTCACACAACCGTTTCTCAATGGTTTCTATATTTTCTATCTTGAAACACTTGGCATATACATATAACATACTTCATAAGCTTATGATTTCTTAACAAAagatataacataaaaaattatgcaattatcAAGAATGAATTTTGTTAAAGCTTTGGATTGTCTATGTAATCATGTATGTATGTACCTCTGAAACCATGTCATTGAGTGCTGAACCAAGAATTCCATAAGGAGTTACTATTTCAGAACTTTGATCTC is drawn from Arachis hypogaea cultivar Tifrunner chromosome 12, arahy.Tifrunner.gnm2.J5K5, whole genome shotgun sequence and contains these coding sequences:
- the LOC112728760 gene encoding uncharacterized protein, which codes for MRYIQFGRNVVSQILRRRYVTNLVRNPAKPPFTLPKRRYSAESSTSASSKIVQDLLAEVENERLRERDQRIRAGLDTADIDAECEEDYMGVGPLIEKLEKARVKDKESNLNLYEEPSDSDTDEDDERFTPEAIQNRFNDFEKKFNRHKDLLNSFVEAETFDEAFRLMSRIDKFEEKHFKLRPEYRVIGELMNRLKVETDQKQKFLLQNKLNRAMRLVQWKEAYDPENPANYGVIQHEQLGPNVDALQNAGFEKENRITQGENADAAADEDAKDVDDDDDEEEFDDMKEKDNILLAKLDAIDRKLEEKLGELEYTFGRKGKLLEEEIRDLAEERNELTEKKRKPLYRKGFDVKLIDVNRTCKVTKGGQVVKYTAMLACGNYNGVVGFAKAKGPAIPVALQKAYEKCFQNLHSVERHEEHTIAHAVQTSYKKTKVYLWPASTTTGMKAGRIVQTILHLAGFKNVKSKVIGSRNPHNTVKAVFKALNAIETPRDVQEKFGRTVVEKYLL
- the LOC112728761 gene encoding probable caffeine synthase MTL2, with protein sequence MATRSKFIHTKGGVGETSYANNSSLQSNLMSKVKPMLEESIRSLYSSSLPSCLKVADLGCSSGPNALKLVSGIIDIVDSISCNLDNHDHEPLAFQFFLNDQFRNDFNNIFESLPQFYERLMEEKGERLGSCLVNATPGSFYGRLFPNNSIHLFHSSASLHWLSQTPRRLAKGTGLVNKGNIYITRTSPPEVYQAYLDQFQHDFSAFLRSRAKELVQGGGMFLMFLGRDQNSEMISPYEVLGSALNDMVSEGLIEEAKLDSMNMPRYGGTPDEVIQVIESEGSFTLQKLEAINNPWDGGLNNNNGNDNADMSADFIAKHVRATCEPMLNAEFGEGIIDELFLRYRKRIVMKLEEEKLEYTMLVMFMTKK